A window from Candidatus Binatia bacterium encodes these proteins:
- the treS gene encoding maltose alpha-D-glucosyltransferase: MLPEEPLWYRDAIFYEVRVRAFYDSDGDGIGDFRGLAEKLDYLQDLGVTTLWLLPFYPSPLKDDGYDISDFTSVHPDCGTLEDFKHFLREAHRRGLRVVTELVINHTSDQHPWFQRARRSPRGSRWREYYVWSDTPDRYREARIIFKDFERSNWTWDEVAGQYYWHRFYSHQPDLNFDHPDVRKAVFRVLDFWLNLGVDGLRLDAIPYLYEREGTNCENLPETHAFLRELRAHVDRNYSDRMLLAEANQWPEDAVAYFGNGDECHMAFHFPVMPRLFMALHMEDRFPIIDILQQTPEIPETCQWALFLRNHDELTLEMVTDEERDYMYRVYAHDAQARINLGIRRRLAPLLGNDRRRMELMNALLFSLPGTPVIYYGDEIGMGDNIYLGDRNGVRTPMQWTGDRNAGFSRANPQKLYLPVIVDPEYHYESHNVEAQQNNLHSLLFWMKRLIALRKQHKAFGRGSISFLTPSNRKVLSFVRHYEDETILVVANLSRFVEYVELDLSQWKGMVAVELFGKKPFPPIGDLPYLLTLGPHSFYWFSLEQPEGRGRDQISIADAPLPVLRTKGSWQNVLRGDGHAAFAAALAQVLRRRGWLSGTMTSTTRVTLHDVVDIGSEADDAVFLIVRVDTSGTSDLYALPVAFTSGDRAARLREQRDIAIADVEITTKGQTERGVLYDALEDPKVALSLLDAIARRRTLRGDKGDIVPSQTRAFRALRGSGDTDVTPSVMRPEPYQRAVVYGDRLVLKVLHGVTEGINAELEVGLFLTERVSFVQAAPIAGALEYTSPRRQPATIAILQGYVPNEGDAFQFTVDQVQQFFQHALARSAEVGEVPAPRESPVVLIDREPPPLVGEMMGSYLEFARLLGRRTAELHLALSQDKEDPAFAPEDFTALWQRSLYQSLRNQALRVLALVRDRMPSLPEEVVELARAVTAREHDIVQRFGSALLGRRIHATRIRCHGNFELRQVLWTGRDFVVVDLAASEIQTPAERRIKTSAMRDVASMLWSFHHAARGGLLGDGAAALVRPEDVPVLEPWAHFFARWSGSNFLRGYLQQAGDASFVPRERSDLAALLTIFALEKSFDEIEHAIDRRPGWLRIPLRGILEVLGLE, encoded by the coding sequence GTGCTGCCCGAGGAACCGCTCTGGTACCGCGACGCGATCTTCTACGAGGTGCGCGTCCGCGCCTTCTACGACAGCGACGGCGACGGCATCGGCGACTTCCGCGGCCTCGCCGAGAAGCTCGACTACCTGCAGGACCTCGGCGTCACGACGCTCTGGCTACTGCCGTTCTATCCGTCGCCGCTGAAGGACGACGGCTACGACATCTCGGACTTCACCTCGGTGCACCCCGACTGCGGGACGCTCGAGGACTTCAAGCACTTCCTGCGCGAGGCGCACCGGCGCGGCCTGCGCGTCGTCACCGAGCTGGTCATCAACCACACGTCGGACCAGCACCCGTGGTTCCAGCGCGCGCGGCGCTCGCCGCGCGGCAGCCGCTGGCGCGAGTACTACGTGTGGAGCGACACGCCGGACCGCTACCGCGAGGCGCGCATCATCTTCAAGGACTTCGAGCGCTCGAACTGGACCTGGGACGAGGTCGCCGGCCAGTACTACTGGCACCGCTTCTACTCGCACCAGCCCGACCTCAACTTCGACCACCCCGACGTGCGCAAGGCGGTGTTCCGCGTGCTCGACTTCTGGCTGAACCTCGGGGTCGACGGCCTGCGGCTCGACGCGATCCCGTACCTCTACGAGCGCGAAGGGACGAACTGCGAGAACCTGCCCGAGACGCACGCGTTCCTGCGCGAGCTGCGCGCGCACGTCGACCGCAACTACAGCGACCGCATGCTGCTCGCGGAGGCGAACCAGTGGCCGGAGGACGCCGTCGCCTACTTCGGCAACGGCGACGAGTGCCACATGGCGTTCCACTTCCCGGTGATGCCGCGCCTGTTCATGGCGCTGCACATGGAGGACCGCTTCCCGATCATCGACATCCTGCAGCAGACGCCGGAGATCCCCGAGACCTGCCAGTGGGCGCTGTTCCTGCGCAACCACGACGAGCTCACGCTCGAGATGGTGACCGACGAGGAGCGCGACTACATGTACCGCGTCTACGCGCACGACGCGCAGGCGCGCATCAATCTCGGAATTCGTCGTCGGCTCGCGCCGCTGCTCGGCAACGACCGTCGGCGCATGGAGCTGATGAACGCGCTCCTGTTCTCGCTGCCCGGGACGCCCGTCATCTACTACGGCGACGAGATCGGGATGGGCGACAACATCTATCTCGGCGACCGCAACGGCGTGCGCACCCCGATGCAGTGGACCGGCGACCGCAACGCCGGCTTCTCGCGCGCCAACCCGCAGAAGCTCTACCTGCCGGTGATCGTCGATCCCGAGTACCACTACGAGAGCCACAACGTCGAAGCGCAGCAGAACAACCTGCACTCGCTGCTGTTCTGGATGAAGCGCCTGATCGCGCTGCGCAAGCAGCACAAGGCGTTCGGTCGCGGATCGATTTCTTTCTTGACGCCGAGCAACCGCAAGGTGCTGTCCTTCGTGCGGCACTACGAGGACGAGACGATCCTCGTCGTCGCGAACCTGTCGCGCTTCGTCGAGTACGTCGAGCTCGACCTCTCGCAGTGGAAGGGCATGGTGGCGGTCGAGCTGTTCGGCAAGAAGCCCTTCCCGCCGATCGGCGACCTGCCGTACCTGCTGACGCTCGGCCCGCACTCGTTCTACTGGTTCTCGCTCGAGCAGCCGGAGGGCCGCGGGCGAGATCAGATCTCGATCGCGGACGCGCCGCTTCCGGTGCTGCGCACGAAGGGCTCCTGGCAGAACGTGCTGCGCGGCGACGGCCACGCCGCCTTCGCGGCGGCGCTGGCGCAGGTGCTGCGCCGGCGCGGCTGGCTGTCGGGCACGATGACGAGCACCACGCGCGTGACGCTGCACGACGTCGTCGACATCGGCAGCGAGGCGGACGACGCGGTCTTCCTGATCGTCCGCGTCGACACGTCCGGCACGTCGGATCTGTACGCGCTGCCGGTCGCGTTCACCTCGGGCGACCGCGCGGCGCGGCTGCGTGAGCAGCGCGACATCGCGATCGCCGACGTCGAGATCACCACCAAGGGCCAGACGGAGCGCGGCGTGCTGTACGACGCGCTCGAGGACCCGAAGGTCGCGCTCTCGCTGCTCGACGCGATCGCGCGCCGGCGCACGCTGCGCGGCGACAAGGGCGACATCGTGCCGTCGCAGACGCGCGCCTTCCGCGCGCTGCGCGGCTCGGGCGACACCGACGTCACGCCGTCGGTGATGCGGCCGGAGCCCTATCAGCGTGCGGTGGTGTACGGCGACCGGCTGGTGCTGAAGGTGCTGCACGGCGTCACCGAGGGCATCAACGCCGAGCTCGAGGTCGGTCTCTTCCTCACCGAGCGCGTGAGCTTCGTTCAGGCCGCACCGATCGCGGGCGCGCTCGAGTACACCTCGCCGCGTCGTCAACCCGCGACGATCGCCATCCTGCAAGGCTACGTGCCGAACGAGGGCGACGCGTTCCAGTTCACCGTCGATCAGGTGCAGCAGTTCTTCCAGCACGCGCTCGCGCGCTCGGCGGAGGTCGGCGAGGTGCCGGCGCCGCGCGAGAGCCCGGTCGTGCTGATCGACCGCGAGCCGCCGCCGCTCGTCGGCGAGATGATGGGCAGCTACCTCGAGTTCGCGCGCCTGCTCGGGCGGCGCACCGCGGAGCTGCACCTCGCGCTGTCGCAGGACAAGGAGGATCCGGCGTTCGCGCCGGAGGACTTCACCGCCCTCTGGCAGCGCTCGCTCTACCAGTCGCTGCGCAACCAGGCGCTGCGGGTGCTCGCGCTCGTGCGCGACCGGATGCCGTCGCTTCCCGAGGAGGTGGTCGAGCTCGCGCGCGCGGTCACGGCCCGCGAGCACGACATCGTGCAGCGCTTCGGGTCGGCGCTGCTCGGACGCCGGATCCACGCGACCCGCATCCGCTGCCACGGCAACTTCGAGCTGCGCCAGGTGCTGTGGACCGGGCGCGACTTCGTGGTCGTCGACCTCGCGGCGAGCGAGATCCAGACGCCGGCCGAGCGCCGCATCAAGACGTCGGCGATGCGCGACGTCGCGTCGATGCTGTGGTCGTTCCACCACGCGGCGCGTGGCGGGCTGCTCGGCGACGGCGCGGCCGCGCTGGTGCGTCCGGAGGACGTGCCGGTTCTCGAGCCCTGGGCGCACTTCTTCGCGCGCTGGTCGGGCTCGAACTTCCTGCGCGGCTACCTGCAGCAGGCGGGCGACGCGTCGTTCGTGCCGCGCGAGCGCAGCGACCTCGCCGCGCTGCTGACGATCTTCGCGCTCGAGAAGAGCTTCGACGAGATCGAGCACGCGATCGATCGGCGCCCGGGCTGGCTGCGGATCCCGTTGCGCGGCATCCTGGAGGTACTCGGTCTCGAGTAA
- a CDS encoding diadenylate cyclase, with the protein MRLIDSLLEIRFADAVDILLVTFMLYTAVVWIRRTQAALVAGGIVILAGLYIAARSIGLQLTAWLLQGFFAVFLIILVVIFQEELRQLFERLALFSLRRNRRVQTPANVADILVECASDMARDRIGALIVLQGEQPLRRHVRGGIELGAKVSTPLLKSIFDPHSPGHDGAVIIENDRVATFAAHLPLSTDFQQLAGMGTRHSAALGLAELTDALCLVVSEERGRISVAQDGKLRTLRDANELARVLAAFNAAREPARSPRRILRRMLFANWVERLASLAVVLGLWLLFVPGSRPAEMVLKVPVEVINVPVGATVEKMEPEEIEAVFSGPRRAFALLNSRDLAVTVDASRSKPGRTTFTISEENVRHPPNLEVQSFRPQRVRIALAEVPAVEETPANDGKRAQKKSGG; encoded by the coding sequence ATGAGGCTCATCGACTCGCTGCTCGAGATCCGCTTCGCGGACGCGGTCGACATCCTCCTGGTCACGTTCATGCTCTACACGGCGGTGGTCTGGATCCGCCGCACGCAGGCCGCGCTGGTCGCGGGCGGCATCGTCATCCTCGCCGGGCTCTACATCGCCGCGCGCTCGATCGGGCTGCAGCTCACCGCCTGGCTCCTGCAAGGCTTCTTTGCGGTCTTCCTCATCATCCTCGTCGTCATCTTCCAGGAGGAGCTGCGGCAGCTCTTCGAGCGGCTCGCGCTGTTCAGCCTGCGCCGCAACCGTCGCGTGCAGACGCCGGCCAACGTCGCCGACATCCTGGTCGAGTGCGCGTCGGACATGGCGCGCGACCGCATCGGCGCGCTGATCGTGCTGCAGGGCGAGCAGCCGCTGCGCCGTCACGTGCGCGGCGGCATCGAGCTCGGCGCCAAGGTGTCGACGCCGCTTCTGAAGAGCATCTTCGACCCGCACTCGCCGGGGCACGACGGCGCGGTGATCATCGAGAACGACCGGGTCGCGACCTTTGCCGCGCACCTGCCGCTGTCGACCGACTTCCAGCAGCTCGCCGGCATGGGGACGCGGCACAGCGCGGCGCTCGGGCTCGCCGAGCTGACCGACGCGCTCTGCCTCGTGGTGTCGGAGGAGCGCGGGCGGATCTCGGTCGCGCAGGACGGCAAGCTGCGCACGCTGCGCGACGCGAACGAGCTCGCGCGCGTGCTCGCGGCGTTCAACGCCGCGCGCGAGCCGGCGCGCAGCCCGCGCCGCATCCTGCGTCGCATGCTGTTCGCGAACTGGGTCGAGCGCCTCGCGTCGCTCGCGGTGGTGCTCGGGCTCTGGCTGCTGTTCGTGCCCGGCTCGCGTCCGGCGGAGATGGTCCTCAAGGTGCCGGTCGAGGTGATCAACGTGCCGGTCGGCGCCACGGTCGAGAAGATGGAGCCCGAGGAGATCGAGGCGGTGTTCTCGGGGCCGCGGCGCGCGTTCGCGCTGCTCAACTCGCGCGACCTCGCGGTGACCGTCGACGCGAGTCGCTCGAAGCCCGGCCGCACGACGTTCACGATCTCCGAGGAGAACGTCCGCCACCCGCCGAACCTGGAGGTGCAGAGCTTCCGGCCGCAGCGGGTGCGGATCGCGCTCGCCGAGGTGCCGGCCGTCGAGGAGACGCCGGCCAACGACGGCAAGCGTGCCCAGAAGAAGAGCGGAGGATAG
- a CDS encoding SDR family oxidoreductase: MQTLDDLFSLRGKVALVTGASAGIGVELARALAIAGADVALVARRRERLEALASELRAGGVRAEPIAADLASDADVERIVPECEERLGPVDILVNNAGIALIGRSERFPRDKWDTTLRVDLTAAWLLCQQVGRRMIERGSGGRIVNVTSVISAGANPIYHGPAYSAAKAALLNVTRQLAVEWAQYGITVNALAPGWFTTEMTAEGFTQERFRSKAETLTPMGRIGEPHELRSALLFLTAPSSTFVTGTTVFVDGGWTAW; the protein is encoded by the coding sequence ATGCAGACGCTAGACGACCTCTTCTCCCTGCGCGGCAAGGTCGCGCTCGTGACCGGCGCCTCGGCCGGCATCGGCGTCGAGCTCGCGCGCGCGCTCGCCATCGCCGGCGCCGACGTGGCGCTGGTCGCGCGCCGGCGCGAGCGGCTCGAAGCGCTCGCGAGCGAGCTGCGCGCGGGCGGCGTGCGCGCCGAGCCGATCGCCGCCGACCTCGCCTCCGACGCCGACGTCGAGCGCATCGTCCCCGAGTGCGAGGAGCGCCTCGGGCCGGTCGACATCCTGGTGAACAACGCCGGCATCGCGCTCATCGGACGCTCGGAGCGCTTCCCGCGCGACAAGTGGGACACGACCCTGCGCGTCGATCTCACCGCCGCCTGGCTGCTCTGCCAGCAGGTCGGAAGGCGCATGATCGAGCGCGGCAGCGGCGGACGGATCGTCAACGTGACGTCGGTGATCTCGGCCGGCGCGAACCCGATCTACCACGGCCCGGCCTACAGCGCGGCGAAGGCGGCGCTGCTCAACGTCACGCGTCAGCTCGCGGTCGAGTGGGCGCAGTACGGCATCACGGTGAACGCGCTCGCACCCGGCTGGTTCACGACCGAGATGACGGCCGAGGGCTTCACGCAGGAGCGCTTCCGCAGCAAGGCCGAGACGCTGACGCCGATGGGGCGCATCGGCGAGCCGCACGAGCTGCGCTCGGCGCTGCTCTTCCTGACCGCGCCGTCGTCGACCTTCGTCACCGGCACGACGGTGTTCGTCGACGGCGGCTGGACCGCCTGGTGA
- a CDS encoding Glu/Leu/Phe/Val dehydrogenase, which yields MQPRHLEWDTPMYRLAVAQLDRTAEIMGLQENIWHRLRTPQRAHVVSFPFRRDSYNVVETVFGYRVQHLTTMGPTKGGIRYDEDVDLGEVTALAMWMSWKCAIMALPFGGAKGGLRINPKNFSPAELQRITRRYTSEIIDVIGPDRDIPAPDLGTDEQVMAWIMDTYSQTKGYSVPGVVTGKPLEIGGSLGRKEATGRGVVTCMIEACRHLGIPVEGARVVVQGYGNVGSVSARLAAAAGARVVAVSDVNVGIYDPKGLDLAAVDAWMAERRTLEGFPDADRVTNAELLELPCEVLIPAAIQNQITGANAARLRCRLVVEGANGPTNLEADEILNGRGIFVVPDILANAGGVTVSYFEWVQGLQHFFWSEDEVNSRLTTLMQRAFAEVLATAQQRKVDMRTAALIRGVSRIAEAKRRRGIFP from the coding sequence ATGCAACCCCGGCATCTCGAGTGGGACACGCCCATGTACCGCCTGGCGGTCGCGCAGCTCGACCGGACCGCGGAGATCATGGGGCTGCAGGAGAACATCTGGCACCGCCTGCGCACCCCGCAGCGCGCGCACGTCGTGTCCTTTCCCTTCCGTCGCGATTCGTACAACGTGGTGGAGACGGTGTTCGGCTACCGCGTGCAGCACCTCACGACGATGGGCCCCACCAAGGGCGGGATCCGCTACGACGAGGACGTCGATCTCGGCGAGGTCACCGCGCTGGCGATGTGGATGTCGTGGAAGTGCGCGATCATGGCGCTGCCGTTCGGCGGCGCGAAGGGCGGTCTGCGCATCAATCCCAAGAACTTCTCGCCTGCCGAGCTGCAGCGCATCACGCGCCGCTACACCTCCGAGATCATCGACGTGATCGGGCCGGACCGCGACATCCCGGCGCCCGACCTCGGCACCGACGAGCAGGTCATGGCCTGGATCATGGACACCTACTCGCAGACCAAGGGCTACTCGGTGCCGGGCGTGGTCACCGGCAAGCCGCTCGAGATCGGCGGCTCGCTCGGGCGCAAGGAGGCGACCGGACGCGGCGTGGTGACCTGCATGATCGAGGCGTGCCGCCATCTCGGGATTCCGGTCGAGGGCGCGCGCGTCGTCGTGCAGGGCTACGGCAACGTCGGCTCGGTGTCGGCGCGGCTCGCGGCCGCGGCGGGCGCGCGCGTGGTCGCGGTGTCCGACGTCAACGTCGGCATCTACGATCCGAAGGGCCTCGACCTCGCCGCGGTCGACGCCTGGATGGCCGAGCGCCGGACGCTCGAGGGCTTCCCCGACGCCGACCGCGTGACGAACGCGGAGCTGCTCGAGCTGCCGTGCGAGGTGCTGATCCCGGCCGCGATCCAGAACCAGATCACCGGCGCCAACGCCGCGCGGCTGCGCTGCCGCCTCGTGGTCGAGGGCGCGAACGGTCCGACCAACCTCGAGGCCGACGAGATCCTGAACGGGCGCGGCATCTTCGTCGTGCCCGACATCCTCGCGAACGCCGGCGGCGTCACGGTGTCGTACTTCGAGTGGGTGCAGGGGCTGCAGCACTTCTTCTGGTCCGAGGACGAGGTGAATTCACGCTTGACGACGCTCATGCAGCGCGCGTTCGCCGAGGTGCTGGCGACCGCGCAGCAGCGCAAGGTCGACATGCGGACCGCGGCGCTGATCCGCGGCGTGAGCCGCATCGCCGAGGCGAAGCGGCGGCGGGGAATCTTCCCGTGA
- the pgeF gene encoding peptidoglycan editing factor PgeF, with the protein MHDELRVPGWSGRIPHGFAPADQPVADGFHLVRAKQVHGTACVVADGRTPSPAGEADALLTTHPGVAVAIATADCVPLLLTADDGSAVAAVHAGWRGTLAGIAEVGVRALAERGVAPERVRAALGPSIDGCCFEIEREIAERFAQALGDETWAAWRDGPRAGKGTLDLRAINALVLRRAGVPQDAIARVGPCTMCGGGPFASYRRDGANAGRQLSWIGVARSGGGRAPAVKHATRSPGAAALGHEKSR; encoded by the coding sequence ATGCACGACGAGCTGCGCGTGCCCGGCTGGAGCGGGCGCATCCCGCACGGCTTCGCACCCGCGGACCAGCCGGTGGCGGACGGCTTCCACCTGGTGCGCGCGAAGCAGGTGCACGGCACGGCCTGCGTCGTCGCCGACGGGCGCACGCCGTCGCCCGCGGGCGAGGCCGACGCGCTGCTCACGACGCACCCCGGCGTCGCGGTCGCGATCGCGACCGCCGACTGCGTGCCGCTGCTGCTCACCGCCGACGACGGCAGCGCGGTGGCCGCGGTGCACGCCGGCTGGCGCGGCACGCTCGCCGGCATCGCCGAGGTCGGGGTGCGCGCGCTCGCGGAGCGCGGCGTCGCACCGGAGCGCGTGCGCGCGGCGCTCGGCCCCTCGATCGACGGCTGCTGCTTCGAGATCGAGCGCGAGATCGCCGAGCGCTTCGCGCAGGCGCTCGGCGACGAGACGTGGGCCGCGTGGCGCGACGGCCCGCGCGCAGGCAAGGGCACCCTCGACCTGCGCGCGATCAACGCGCTCGTCCTGCGTCGGGCCGGCGTGCCGCAGGACGCGATCGCACGCGTCGGTCCGTGCACGATGTGCGGCGGCGGGCCGTTCGCGTCCTACCGCCGCGACGGCGCGAACGCGGGCCGGCAGCTCAGCTGGATCGGCGTCGCGCGCTCCGGCGGCGGTCGAGCCCCGGCCGTGAAACATGCCACACGCAGCCCGGGCGCCGCGGCGCTCGGCCACGAGAAGTCACGTTGA
- a CDS encoding A/G-specific adenine glycosylase: MSDAGGAAASPARGAARSAHDADASLERDAARTLRAADASSAQDVARPPFDVPALRAALLAWYDAHARPLPWRVRRDPYRVWVAEVMLQQTRVEVVIPAYERFLRRFPDLASLARASEERVLAAWSGLGYYTRARSLHRAARALVARGETTFPADADAARTLPGVGPYTLAAVLSIAYGLPHAAVDANVARVLARLACLGRPDARLEPHRTLAAELLDRSRPGEWNEALMELGETVCRPRAPQCGSCPVHTHCLAHARGVAERHPPPRERRAPERVRVALTLLHDGAGRVLLERGAFPHLPHLWLPLAQVGPDARGEGASVGVVRHAILHRQLEVEVYVRRTTPARLARAARNAKPERRVFARAALARVGRSSLLTKALALAGLIPRAR, from the coding sequence GTGAGCGACGCGGGCGGCGCCGCGGCGTCGCCTGCGCGCGGCGCCGCGCGGTCGGCGCACGATGCCGACGCGTCGCTCGAGCGCGACGCCGCGCGGACGCTTCGCGCTGCCGACGCATCTTCTGCGCAAGACGTCGCACGGCCGCCCTTCGACGTCCCCGCGCTGCGCGCGGCGCTGCTCGCCTGGTACGACGCGCACGCGCGCCCCCTGCCCTGGCGCGTGCGTCGCGACCCGTACCGCGTCTGGGTCGCCGAGGTGATGCTGCAGCAGACCCGCGTCGAGGTCGTGATCCCGGCCTACGAGCGCTTCCTGCGCCGCTTCCCGGATCTCGCGTCGCTCGCGCGCGCGAGCGAGGAGCGCGTCCTCGCCGCGTGGTCGGGGCTCGGCTACTACACGCGCGCGCGCAGCCTGCACCGCGCGGCGCGCGCGCTCGTCGCGCGCGGCGAGACCACGTTTCCGGCCGACGCCGACGCCGCGCGAACGCTGCCGGGTGTGGGCCCGTACACGCTCGCTGCCGTGCTGTCGATCGCCTACGGATTGCCGCACGCCGCGGTGGACGCAAACGTCGCGCGCGTGCTCGCGCGCCTCGCCTGCCTGGGACGTCCGGACGCGCGCCTCGAGCCGCACCGCACGCTCGCCGCAGAGCTCCTCGACCGCTCGCGCCCGGGCGAGTGGAACGAGGCGCTGATGGAGCTCGGCGAGACCGTGTGCCGGCCGCGCGCGCCGCAGTGTGGCTCGTGTCCGGTTCACACGCACTGCCTCGCGCACGCCCGCGGCGTCGCCGAGCGGCACCCGCCGCCGCGCGAGCGCCGCGCGCCCGAGCGCGTGCGGGTCGCGCTCACGCTGCTGCACGACGGCGCGGGTCGCGTGCTGCTCGAGCGCGGCGCCTTCCCGCACCTGCCGCACCTCTGGCTGCCGCTCGCGCAGGTCGGACCGGACGCGCGCGGCGAGGGCGCGAGCGTCGGCGTCGTGCGCCACGCGATCCTGCACCGCCAGCTCGAGGTCGAGGTCTACGTGCGGCGCACGACGCCCGCTCGGCTCGCGCGCGCCGCACGCAACGCGAAACCCGAGCGCCGGGTGTTCGCGCGCGCGGCGCTCGCCCGCGTCGGCCGCTCGTCGCTGCTCACCAAGGCGCTCGCGCTCGCCGGATTGATCCCGCGCGCGCGATGA
- the glgB gene encoding 1,4-alpha-glucan branching protein GlgB yields the protein MDDLQAGTAGGVGPVRYDVSLLGEQDVYLFNEGTHLRLYEKLGAHPDVVDGVAGTHFAVWAPNAETVSVIGSFNGWSKDAHPLRALEGSGIWYGFIPGVEPGATYKYHLRSRYAGYEVDKADPLAFCSELPPATASRVWRLDYEWHDDEWLASRAARNALDAPMSIYELHVGSWRRAADGRFLTYRELAPLLVEHVQRMGFTHVELLPVMEHPFYGSWGYQTTGYFAPTSRYGTPQDLMFLIDTLHQAGIGVILDWVPSHFPTDEHGLGYFDGTHLYEHGDARQGFHPDWSSFIFNYGRNEVRSFLLSSALFWLERYHADGLRVDAVASMLYLDYSRKPGEWIPNRYGGRENLDAIEFLRRMNVEVYAQHPGTQTIAEESTAWPMVSRPTYVGGLGFGLKWDMGWMHDTLEYLAHDPVYRKFHHGQLTFRAMYAFSEHFVLPLSHDEVVHGKGSLLRKMPGDDWQRFANLRLLLGYMLTQPGKKLLFMGAELATWNEWYHETSLDWDLLERPEHAGVARWLADLNAAYRAQRALHELDCDPQGFAWIDCNDAEGSTLSYARYARDRDDVVVVVCNFTPIPRSRYRLGLPRGGFWRELLNGDAREYGGSGVGNLGGVHAEEVPWHGQPCSAEMTLPPLAVVVLAPETAVRAEHGTAPR from the coding sequence ATGGACGATCTTCAGGCTGGGACGGCGGGCGGTGTCGGGCCCGTGCGGTACGACGTCTCGCTGCTCGGCGAGCAGGACGTCTACCTGTTCAACGAGGGCACGCACCTGCGCCTGTACGAGAAGCTCGGCGCGCATCCCGACGTGGTCGACGGCGTCGCCGGCACGCACTTCGCCGTCTGGGCGCCGAACGCCGAGACGGTGTCGGTGATCGGCAGCTTCAACGGCTGGAGCAAGGACGCGCACCCGCTGCGCGCGCTCGAGGGCTCGGGGATCTGGTACGGCTTCATTCCCGGCGTCGAGCCCGGCGCGACGTACAAGTACCACCTGCGCTCGCGCTACGCGGGCTACGAGGTGGACAAGGCGGACCCGCTCGCGTTCTGCAGCGAGCTGCCGCCGGCGACCGCGTCGCGCGTCTGGCGGCTCGACTACGAGTGGCACGACGACGAGTGGCTCGCGTCGCGCGCGGCGCGCAACGCGCTCGACGCGCCGATGTCGATCTACGAGCTGCACGTCGGCTCGTGGCGTCGCGCTGCGGACGGCCGCTTTCTCACGTACCGCGAGCTCGCGCCGCTGCTCGTCGAACACGTCCAGCGCATGGGCTTCACGCACGTCGAGCTGCTGCCGGTGATGGAGCACCCGTTCTACGGCTCGTGGGGCTACCAGACGACCGGCTACTTCGCGCCGACCAGCCGCTACGGCACGCCGCAGGACCTGATGTTCCTCATCGACACCCTGCACCAGGCGGGGATCGGCGTGATCCTCGACTGGGTGCCGTCGCACTTCCCGACCGACGAGCACGGGCTCGGCTACTTCGACGGCACGCACCTCTACGAGCACGGCGACGCGCGTCAGGGCTTCCACCCCGACTGGTCGAGCTTCATCTTCAACTACGGGCGCAACGAGGTGCGCAGCTTCCTGCTGTCGAGCGCGCTGTTCTGGCTCGAGCGCTACCACGCCGACGGATTGCGTGTCGACGCGGTCGCGTCGATGCTTTACCTCGACTACTCGCGCAAGCCCGGCGAGTGGATCCCGAACAGGTACGGCGGCCGCGAGAATCTCGACGCGATCGAGTTTCTGCGCCGGATGAACGTCGAGGTGTACGCCCAGCACCCCGGCACGCAGACCATCGCCGAGGAGTCGACCGCGTGGCCGATGGTGTCGCGCCCCACGTACGTCGGCGGGCTCGGCTTCGGCCTCAAGTGGGACATGGGCTGGATGCACGACACGCTCGAGTACCTGGCGCACGATCCGGTCTACCGGAAGTTCCACCACGGCCAGCTCACCTTCCGCGCCATGTACGCCTTCTCCGAGCACTTCGTCCTGCCGCTGTCGCACGACGAGGTGGTGCACGGGAAAGGGTCGCTGCTGCGCAAGATGCCGGGCGACGACTGGCAGCGCTTCGCGAATTTGCGCTTGCTGCTCGGCTACATGCTGACCCAGCCCGGCAAGAAGCTGCTCTTCATGGGCGCCGAGCTCGCGACCTGGAACGAGTGGTACCACGAGACGAGCCTCGACTGGGACCTCCTCGAGCGCCCCGAGCACGCCGGCGTCGCGCGCTGGCTCGCGGATCTCAACGCCGCCTACCGCGCGCAACGCGCGCTGCACGAGCTCGACTGCGACCCGCAGGGCTTCGCCTGGATCGACTGCAACGACGCCGAGGGCAGCACGCTCTCGTATGCGCGCTACGCCCGCGACCGCGACGACGTCGTGGTCGTGGTGTGCAACTTCACGCCGATCCCGCGCAGCCGCTACCGCCTCGGCCTGCCGCGCGGCGGCTTCTGGCGCGAGCTCCTGAACGGCGACGCGCGCGAGTACGGCGGCAGCGGCGTCGGCAACCTCGGCGGCGTGCACGCCGAGGAGGTGCCGTGGCACGGGCAGCCGTGCTCGGCGGAGATGACGCTGCCGCCGCTCGCGGTGGTGGTGCTGGCGCCGGAGACGGCGGTCCGGGCGGAGCACGGTACGGCCCCCCGTTGA